A single genomic interval of Myxococcus xanthus harbors:
- the tkt gene encoding transketolase: MTTDKQDVLAINTIRTLAMDAVQQAHSGHPGAPMSLAPVAYQLWQQELRYDPSHPIWPDRDRFILSNGHASMLLYALLHLAGVKRVTREYTVEDAPTVSLEDIKKFRQLDSSTPGHPEYRWTSGVETTTGPLGQGVSNSVGMAMASRWLASYYNRPGFEMFGYDVYAICGDGDLMEGVASEAASIAGHLQLPNLCWIYDSNHISIDGSTDLAFTEDVGRRFEAYGWRVLRVPDANDLNAMGEALRTFKTARGKPTLIIVTTQIAYGAPKLQGSSKAHGEPLGDEEIKGTKRFYGWPEDEKFLVPDGVRERFQERMGARGKQLRTEWEQKFAEYRKQFPELADQLERMQRRDAPQGWDAELPTFPADAKGLATRDSSGKVLNAIAKHYPWLVGGSADLNPSTKTYITGGEAMKPGEYAGRNIHFGVREHAMGSIVNGLCLSKLRGYGATFLIFSDYERPAIRLSALMELPAIHIFTHDSIGVGEDGPTHQPVEQLASLRAIPGIIVLRPGDANEVVESWRVIAQQRKHPVVLVLTRQPVPTLDRSKFGAASGVARGGYVLSEAEGGKPEVILIGTGSEVSLCLDAQEKLKADGIPARVVSLPSWELFEAQSQEYRDSVLPPSVRARVAVEKGATFGWERFVGHDGNIVAMRSFGASAPLKALQQKFGFTADHVAQQAKDSLKKTKTRP; encoded by the coding sequence ATGACAACCGACAAGCAGGACGTGCTGGCCATCAACACCATCCGCACCCTCGCCATGGATGCGGTACAGCAGGCCCACTCGGGCCACCCGGGGGCTCCCATGTCCCTGGCCCCCGTGGCGTACCAGCTCTGGCAGCAGGAGCTCCGGTATGACCCGTCCCACCCCATCTGGCCGGACCGGGACAGGTTCATCCTGTCCAACGGCCACGCCTCCATGTTGCTGTACGCGCTGCTCCACCTGGCCGGGGTGAAGCGCGTCACGCGGGAGTACACCGTCGAGGACGCGCCCACCGTGTCGCTCGAGGACATCAAGAAGTTCCGGCAGCTCGACTCGTCCACCCCGGGCCACCCCGAGTACCGGTGGACCAGCGGCGTGGAGACGACCACCGGCCCCCTGGGCCAGGGCGTGTCCAACAGCGTGGGCATGGCCATGGCCAGCCGCTGGCTCGCGAGCTACTACAACCGCCCCGGCTTCGAGATGTTCGGGTACGACGTCTACGCCATCTGCGGCGACGGCGACCTGATGGAGGGCGTGGCGTCCGAGGCGGCGTCCATCGCCGGCCACCTCCAGCTACCCAACCTGTGCTGGATCTACGACAGCAACCACATCTCCATCGACGGCAGCACCGACCTGGCCTTCACCGAGGACGTGGGCCGGCGCTTCGAGGCCTACGGCTGGCGCGTGCTGCGCGTGCCGGACGCCAACGATTTGAACGCCATGGGTGAGGCGCTGCGCACCTTCAAGACGGCGCGCGGCAAGCCCACGCTCATCATCGTCACCACCCAGATTGCCTACGGCGCGCCCAAGCTCCAGGGCTCCTCCAAGGCCCACGGCGAGCCGCTGGGCGACGAGGAAATCAAGGGCACCAAGCGCTTCTACGGCTGGCCCGAGGACGAGAAGTTCCTGGTCCCCGACGGCGTGCGCGAGCGCTTCCAGGAGCGCATGGGCGCTCGGGGCAAGCAGCTGCGCACGGAGTGGGAGCAGAAGTTCGCCGAGTACCGCAAGCAGTTCCCCGAGCTGGCCGACCAGTTGGAGCGCATGCAGCGCCGCGACGCACCCCAGGGCTGGGACGCGGAGCTGCCGACGTTCCCCGCCGATGCCAAGGGACTGGCCACGCGCGACTCCAGCGGCAAGGTGCTCAACGCCATCGCCAAGCACTACCCGTGGCTGGTGGGCGGCTCGGCGGACCTCAACCCGTCCACGAAGACGTACATCACCGGCGGGGAGGCGATGAAGCCGGGCGAGTACGCGGGGCGCAACATCCACTTCGGCGTGCGCGAGCACGCGATGGGCTCCATCGTCAACGGCCTGTGCCTGAGCAAGCTGCGCGGCTACGGCGCCACGTTCCTCATCTTCAGTGACTACGAGCGCCCCGCCATCCGCCTCTCCGCGCTGATGGAGCTGCCCGCCATCCACATCTTCACCCACGACTCCATTGGCGTGGGCGAGGACGGCCCCACGCACCAGCCGGTGGAGCAGTTGGCGTCGCTGCGCGCGATTCCCGGCATCATCGTGCTGCGCCCCGGTGACGCCAACGAGGTGGTCGAGTCGTGGCGGGTGATTGCCCAGCAGCGCAAGCACCCCGTGGTGCTGGTGCTCACGCGCCAGCCCGTGCCCACGCTGGACCGCAGCAAGTTCGGCGCGGCGTCCGGCGTGGCTCGCGGCGGCTACGTGCTGTCCGAGGCGGAGGGCGGCAAGCCGGAGGTCATCCTCATCGGCACCGGCAGCGAGGTGTCGCTGTGCCTGGACGCCCAGGAGAAGCTCAAGGCGGACGGCATCCCGGCGCGCGTGGTCAGCCTGCCGTCGTGGGAGCTGTTCGAGGCGCAATCCCAGGAGTACCGGGACAGCGTGCTGCCCCCGTCCGTGCGCGCCCGCGTCGCGGTGGAGAAGGGCGCCACCTTCGGCTGGGAGCGCTTCGTGGGGCATGACGGCAACATCGTCGCCATGCGCAGCTTCGGCGCCTCCGCGCCCCTCAAGGCGCTGCAGCAGAAGTTCGGTTTCACCGCGGACCACGTGGCTCAGCAGGCGAAGGACTCGCTGAAGAAGACGAAGACGCGGCCGTAA
- a CDS encoding vWA domain-containing protein, with amino-acid sequence MFLPFFYELRRRGLKVGAQEALALAGALRAGLHDSHLDGFYHVARALLVHSETQLDAFDQAFLAHFQGVETASLELTQELLNWLEEARERPDLSPEEVALLEQLDPEEIRRLFEERLKEQKERHDGGNRWVGTGGTSPFGNNGFGREGIRVGGGAGNRQGRALMQAGARKYAGYRDDVVLDTRQMAVALRKLRAFARDGAPDELDVDESIAATARNAGELEVVTRPPRRPNTRVVLAMDVGGSMDPYAALVSRLFSVASQATHFKELRTYYFHNCVYGKLYATPQLTGGITVPELVAQVGRHHKLVMVGDASMAPYELSIRTDAQGHYKTDGLEGLTWLMQLAQHFERNVWLNPEPMGTWRSGTISVIARIFPMFALTVEGLGEAVTHLTRGRTVRGAAARR; translated from the coding sequence ATGTTCCTGCCCTTCTTCTACGAGCTGCGCCGGCGCGGACTGAAGGTCGGCGCCCAGGAGGCGCTGGCGCTGGCTGGCGCGCTGCGAGCGGGCCTGCACGACAGCCACCTGGACGGCTTCTACCATGTGGCCCGGGCGCTGCTCGTGCACTCGGAGACGCAGTTGGATGCGTTCGACCAGGCCTTCCTCGCCCACTTCCAGGGCGTGGAGACGGCGAGCCTGGAGCTGACGCAGGAGCTGCTCAACTGGCTGGAGGAGGCGCGCGAGCGGCCCGACCTGAGCCCCGAGGAGGTCGCGCTGCTCGAGCAGCTAGACCCGGAGGAGATTCGCCGGCTCTTCGAGGAGCGCCTGAAGGAGCAGAAGGAGCGCCACGACGGTGGCAACCGCTGGGTGGGCACTGGCGGTACGTCTCCCTTCGGCAACAACGGCTTTGGCCGCGAGGGCATCCGCGTGGGCGGCGGCGCGGGCAACCGCCAGGGCCGCGCGCTGATGCAGGCCGGCGCCCGGAAGTACGCCGGCTACCGCGACGACGTGGTGCTGGACACCCGGCAGATGGCGGTGGCGCTGCGCAAGCTGCGCGCCTTCGCCCGGGACGGCGCACCAGACGAGCTGGACGTGGACGAGTCCATCGCCGCGACCGCGCGCAACGCTGGCGAGCTGGAAGTGGTGACACGGCCGCCGCGACGCCCCAACACGCGCGTGGTGCTGGCCATGGACGTGGGCGGCTCCATGGACCCGTACGCGGCGCTGGTGAGCCGGCTGTTCAGCGTGGCCAGCCAGGCGACGCACTTCAAGGAACTGCGCACCTACTACTTCCACAACTGCGTCTACGGAAAGCTCTACGCCACGCCGCAGCTCACGGGCGGAATCACGGTGCCGGAGCTGGTGGCCCAGGTGGGACGGCACCACAAGCTGGTGATGGTGGGGGATGCCTCCATGGCGCCCTACGAGCTGTCCATCCGCACCGACGCGCAGGGGCACTACAAGACGGACGGGCTGGAAGGGCTGACGTGGCTGATGCAGCTGGCGCAGCACTTCGAGCGCAACGTGTGGCTCAACCCGGAGCCCATGGGCACGTGGCGCTCGGGGACCATCTCCGTGATTGCCCGCATCTTCCCCATGTTCGCCCTGACGGTGGAGGGCCTGGGTGAAGCCGTCACCCACCTGACGCGGGGCCGCACCGTGAGGGGCGCGGCGGCGCGGCGCTGA
- a CDS encoding AAA family ATPase, with protein MSQAPTPVRFKGTDTYLTHESLQAAVNCALTLQRPLLVKGEPGTGKTLLAEAIAEALGHRLITWHVKSTTRAQDGLYVYDTVQRLYDSRFNDGDVRDIRKYIRQGPLGEAFSSPERVVLLIDEVDKADLEFPNDLLHELDRMRFRVTETGDEVVAKHRPVVVITSNNEKELPDAFLRRCVFHFIDFPDAELMRRIVGVHHPGLDSALSEQALKVFYELRSFTRLRKKPSTSELIDWIAVLKAQGVNDLKLDEQLPFLGALLKKEQDLVSVAEAFGRGRRPRA; from the coding sequence ATGAGCCAGGCGCCCACTCCCGTCCGCTTCAAAGGCACCGACACCTACCTGACCCACGAGAGCCTCCAGGCCGCGGTCAACTGCGCGCTCACCCTCCAGCGCCCCCTGCTGGTGAAGGGCGAGCCCGGCACCGGCAAGACGCTGCTGGCGGAGGCCATCGCCGAGGCCCTGGGGCACCGGCTCATCACCTGGCACGTGAAGAGCACCACCCGCGCGCAGGACGGCCTCTACGTCTACGACACCGTGCAACGCCTGTATGACTCGCGCTTCAACGACGGGGACGTGCGAGACATCCGCAAGTACATCCGCCAGGGGCCGCTGGGAGAGGCCTTCTCCTCCCCCGAGCGCGTGGTGCTGCTCATCGACGAGGTGGACAAGGCGGACCTGGAGTTCCCCAACGACCTGCTCCACGAGCTGGACCGGATGCGCTTCCGCGTCACCGAGACGGGTGACGAGGTGGTGGCGAAACACCGCCCCGTGGTGGTGATTACATCCAACAACGAGAAGGAGCTGCCCGACGCCTTCCTGCGCCGGTGCGTGTTCCACTTCATCGACTTCCCGGACGCGGAGCTGATGCGCCGTATCGTCGGCGTGCACCACCCGGGCCTGGACAGCGCGCTGTCCGAGCAGGCGCTGAAGGTCTTCTACGAGCTGCGCAGCTTCACCCGCCTGCGCAAGAAGCCCTCCACCAGCGAGCTCATCGACTGGATTGCCGTGCTCAAGGCCCAGGGCGTCAACGACCTCAAGCTGGACGAACAGCTCCCCTTCCTGGGCGCGCTGCTGAAGAAGGAGCAGGACCTGGTCTCCGTGGCGGAGGCCTTCGGGCGCGGGCGCCGTCCCCGGGCCTAG
- a CDS encoding 3-oxoacyl-ACP synthase III family protein, giving the protein MTPNVCVVGAGAFVPSRVVSNERIARAIPGWPAERIEEKVGIRERRFLWDIDEATGRAIPPPENDGHIYPANNTDMCEVALQKALAQAGVDAKELDALFVVTCTPDAPHFNHDAMELHRRLELREDAFGLVVDDGCGGTPYVLDMVKKMMEGGRFRTVAVVASAFTSPLVNREVYTDELPPGPGRSKTLQGYLSMYVFGDGAGAVVLQSKPGESGAEGILASFSGNAYGDLVIRKGGGLLKLPYQPGRMRPADMAFVVDGFRVARSYPEYMQKCLDAVLGPRPELRSKVERYYFHQPNKRVMDAFVERAGLPREAVACNVDRYGNTSAAGMLILLAEDLEAGRVRLGSGDLVVVAAVGANVHYGAQLVRL; this is encoded by the coding sequence ATGACACCCAATGTCTGTGTCGTCGGAGCCGGTGCCTTCGTTCCTTCACGCGTGGTGAGCAACGAGCGGATCGCCAGGGCCATCCCGGGGTGGCCGGCGGAGCGCATCGAGGAGAAGGTCGGCATCCGCGAGCGCCGCTTCCTCTGGGACATCGACGAGGCCACGGGCCGGGCGATTCCGCCGCCCGAGAATGACGGGCACATCTACCCGGCCAACAACACGGACATGTGCGAGGTGGCGCTCCAGAAGGCGCTCGCCCAGGCGGGTGTGGATGCCAAGGAGTTGGACGCGCTCTTCGTGGTGACGTGTACGCCGGACGCGCCGCACTTCAACCACGACGCCATGGAGCTGCACCGGCGGCTGGAGCTGCGCGAGGACGCGTTCGGGCTCGTGGTGGACGACGGCTGCGGTGGCACGCCGTACGTGTTGGACATGGTGAAGAAGATGATGGAAGGAGGGCGCTTCCGCACGGTGGCGGTGGTGGCCTCTGCCTTCACGTCTCCGCTGGTGAACCGTGAGGTCTACACGGACGAGCTGCCGCCCGGGCCGGGCCGCTCGAAGACGCTGCAGGGCTACCTCTCCATGTATGTCTTCGGCGACGGCGCGGGCGCGGTGGTGCTCCAGTCGAAGCCAGGAGAGTCGGGGGCGGAGGGTATCCTGGCGTCCTTCTCCGGCAACGCGTACGGAGACCTGGTCATCCGCAAGGGTGGCGGCCTGTTGAAGCTGCCGTATCAGCCGGGGCGGATGCGCCCGGCGGACATGGCCTTCGTGGTGGATGGCTTCCGCGTGGCGCGCAGCTATCCGGAGTACATGCAGAAGTGCCTCGACGCCGTCCTCGGGCCGCGTCCGGAGCTGCGTTCGAAGGTGGAGCGGTACTACTTCCACCAGCCGAACAAGCGGGTGATGGACGCCTTCGTGGAGCGGGCGGGACTGCCGCGTGAGGCGGTGGCGTGCAACGTGGACCGCTACGGCAACACGTCGGCGGCGGGGATGCTCATCCTTCTGGCCGAGGACTTGGAAGCAGGACGCGTGCGTCTGGGAAGTGGTGACCTGGTGGTGGTGGCAGCGGTAGGCGCGAACGTCCATTACGGCGCGCAACTCGTGAGGTTGTAA
- a CDS encoding DUF2378 family protein: MNKMDPNIAKELDARLALATKDDTARGLFFNGVVSAVRTMGGDAAVERCLAASGETRFIDFFNYPVAAFLRMSFTAAQVMGPEHGGFDGALRRMGVVATTDFLSSAAGKTLLLLASDSPKRLVGNLHSGYRAAVSYGERAVKWTGDTSGIFTMKRDFMPPAYHEGTLQAVIEAVGGKQVQVHGRQTGPLDTEYTLSWQ; this comes from the coding sequence ATGAACAAGATGGATCCGAATATCGCCAAGGAGTTGGACGCGCGATTGGCGCTGGCGACGAAAGACGACACGGCCCGCGGGCTCTTCTTCAACGGCGTGGTGTCCGCCGTTCGCACGATGGGAGGGGACGCGGCGGTGGAGCGCTGTCTGGCGGCCAGTGGCGAGACGCGCTTCATCGACTTCTTCAACTACCCGGTGGCCGCCTTCCTGCGGATGTCCTTCACGGCGGCGCAGGTGATGGGCCCGGAGCACGGCGGCTTCGACGGAGCGCTGCGGCGCATGGGCGTGGTGGCCACGACGGACTTCCTGTCTTCGGCGGCGGGCAAGACGCTGTTGTTGTTGGCGTCGGACAGTCCGAAGCGGCTCGTAGGCAACCTGCACTCGGGTTACCGCGCGGCGGTCAGCTACGGCGAGCGCGCGGTGAAGTGGACGGGCGACACCAGCGGCATCTTCACGATGAAGCGGGACTTCATGCCGCCCGCCTACCACGAGGGCACGCTCCAGGCCGTCATCGAGGCGGTGGGTGGCAAGCAGGTCCAGGTGCACGGCCGGCAGACGGGGCCGCTCGACACCGAATACACGCTGTCGTGGCAGTAG
- a CDS encoding nuclear transport factor 2 family protein yields the protein MHPHAQLITDFYSAFQRRDAQAMAACYHPEVEFSDAAFVGLRRREPGAMWLMLCERGKDLEVTFRDVQADDHRGRAHWDANYTFSGTGRKVLNRIDAEFEFRDGKIVRHRDHFDFWTWSRQALGPTGLVLGWTPLLKKKVQSKARKSLDIFMRERGIPQE from the coding sequence ATGCACCCGCACGCCCAACTCATCACTGACTTCTACTCAGCGTTCCAACGCCGGGACGCCCAAGCCATGGCCGCCTGCTACCACCCTGAGGTGGAGTTCTCCGACGCCGCCTTCGTCGGACTCCGTCGCCGGGAGCCCGGTGCCATGTGGCTCATGCTCTGCGAGCGCGGCAAGGACCTGGAGGTCACCTTCCGCGACGTGCAGGCCGATGACCACCGGGGCCGCGCCCACTGGGATGCGAACTACACGTTCAGCGGCACCGGCAGGAAGGTGCTCAACCGCATCGATGCCGAGTTCGAGTTCCGCGACGGGAAGATTGTCCGGCACCGCGACCACTTCGACTTCTGGACCTGGTCCCGTCAGGCGCTGGGCCCCACCGGGCTGGTGCTCGGGTGGACGCCCCTGTTGAAGAAGAAGGTCCAGTCGAAGGCCCGGAAGTCCCTGGACATCTTCATGCGCGAGCGTGGCATTCCCCAGGAGTGA
- the def gene encoding peptide deformylase, producing the protein MARDIVIWPHKVLTSSTKPVTDFGPPLETLLEQMAESMKEAEGIGIAANQVGESLRVALVGREDGTFFEIVNPQILEKKEPVTMEEGCLSVPREWEKCPRFHKVKVRYQDKSAEWHELEAEGRLAHVLQHEIDHLDGHVFVDHLSSLKRTLILDRMKKLQKVKARQKG; encoded by the coding sequence ATGGCTCGCGACATCGTCATCTGGCCCCATAAGGTCCTCACCTCGTCCACCAAGCCCGTGACTGACTTCGGCCCTCCGCTCGAGACGCTTTTGGAGCAGATGGCCGAGTCCATGAAGGAAGCCGAAGGCATCGGCATCGCCGCCAACCAGGTCGGCGAATCCCTGCGCGTGGCGCTGGTGGGACGGGAGGACGGCACCTTCTTCGAAATCGTCAATCCGCAGATTCTGGAGAAGAAGGAGCCGGTGACGATGGAAGAGGGCTGCCTGTCCGTCCCGCGCGAGTGGGAGAAGTGCCCGCGCTTCCACAAGGTGAAGGTGCGTTACCAGGACAAGTCCGCCGAATGGCATGAACTCGAGGCGGAAGGTCGGCTTGCGCACGTGCTGCAGCATGAAATCGACCATCTCGACGGGCACGTCTTCGTGGACCACCTGTCCAGCCTCAAGCGCACGCTCATCCTGGACCGGATGAAGAAGCTCCAGAAAGTGAAGGCCCGCCAGAAGGGCTAG